The following are encoded together in the Lathyrus oleraceus cultivar Zhongwan6 chromosome 3, CAAS_Psat_ZW6_1.0, whole genome shotgun sequence genome:
- the LOC127129515 gene encoding uncharacterized mitochondrial protein AtMg00810-like, giving the protein MAGLHTSNLVDTHLEVNVKYHRNYDELSLDPLLYRQLVSSRNYLTFTRLDISFDVQQVSQFMHSPTHLHLTAVHPIIHYLKGTPHHSLFFPSGMISQLSAYSDADWVGCLDARLSVTGCCMFLGCSLIIWKNKKQARVSKSSTKYEYRAISAACS; this is encoded by the coding sequence ATGGCTGGTCTCCATACATCTAATTTGGTGGATACTCATCTTGAGGTAAATGTTAAATATCATCGTAATTATGACGAACTTTCGCTTGATCCCTTATTATATCGGCAACTTGTGAGTAGCCGTAATTACTTAACTTTTACTCGCCTTGACATATCTTTTGACGTTCAACAAGTAAGTCAATTCATGCATTCTCCTACCCATCTTCACTTGACAGCAGTTCATCCTATAATTCACTACTTGAAAGGAACTCCACATCATAGTTTATTCTTTCCTTCAGGAATGATCTCTCAATTGAGTGCTTATAGTGATGCTGATTGGGTAGGGTGTCTTGATGCTCGACTATCTGTCACCGGTTGCTGTATGTTTCTTGGCTGTTCATTGATCATATGGAAAAATAAGAAGCAAGCAAGAGTTTCTAAATCTTCCACTAAATATGAGTATCGTGCTATATCTGCTGCTTGTTCATAA
- the LOC127132332 gene encoding GDSL esterase/lipase At1g54790 isoform X3, protein MEITSQDTINQPFKEKPSSCFSNCLLSRTLKQPIEYSYPYKRHHILYQYNIICHFHWSKQAMVGGSKNNNNMVLILIHVFVLSSLCMEVVNSVDWNFPAVFNLGDSNSDTGELTVGLGFQLAPPNGQNFFKTPSGRACDGRLIVDFLILKHILFMVTKNQIAMAREKHCIILTIITMFLLPCAKSIHLDFPAVFNFGDSNSDTGTLISTGFETLYLPYGQTYFHPPSGRYSDGRLIVDFLMDAFDLPFLNAYLDSLGLPNFKKGCNFAAAGSTILPATASSICPFSFGVQVSQFLRFKARALELLAKGRKFDKYVPSEDSFEKGLYMFDIGQNDLAGAFYSKSLDQILASIPTILVEFEAGIKRLYDEGARYFWIHNTGPLGCLTQNVAKFGTDPSKLDEVGCVSAHNIAAKTFNLQLHALCSKFQAQYSDSNVTYVDIFTIKSNLIANYSRYGFEQPIMACCGYGGPPLNYDSRVSCGNTKIVNGTAITAKGCNDSSEYISWDGIHYTETANQYVASQILTGKYSDPPFSDKMPFLLKLKF, encoded by the exons ATGGAGATTACAAGTCAAGACACAATCAACCAACCCTTCAAGGAAAAACCATCTTCTTGCTTCTCCAATTGTCTTCTCTCAAGAACCTTGAAGCAACCAATTGAGTATTCATATCCATATAAAAGGCATCACATTCTTTACCAATATAATATTATATGCCACTTTCATTGGTCCAAACAAGCCATGGTGGGTGGTTCCAAGAATAATAATAACATGGTGCTTATTCTCATTCATGTTTTTGTCCTATCTTCTCTATGTATGGAAGTGGTGAATTCAGTTGATTGGAATTTCCCAGCAGTTTTCAACTTGGGTGATTCAAATTCTGACACAGGTGAACTTACTGTTGGGTTAGGCTTTCAGCTTGCCCCACCTAATGGACAGAACTTCTTCAAAACTCCTTCCGGACGGGCGTGTGACGGCCGTCTCATCGTCGATTTCCTAA TCTTAAAACACATTCTTTTCATGGTAACTAAGAATCAAATAGCTATGGCCAGAGAAAAACATTGCATAATTCTAACTATCATTACTATGTTCTTGTTACCTTGTGCCAAATCCATCCACTTAGATTTTCCAGCAGTTTTCAACTTTGGTGACTCGAATTCGGATACCGGTACCCTTATTTCCACTGGTTTTGAGACCCTTTACCTTCCATATGGACAAACTTACTTTCATCCGCCATCAGGGAGATACTCCGATGGCCGTCTCATCGTCGATTTTCTTA TGGATGCGTTCGACTTGCCGTTCTTAAACGCGTATTTGGATTCATTAGGTTTGCCGAATTTTAAAAAAGGTTGTAACTTTGCAGCAGCAGGCTCAACTATCTTACCAGCCACTGCATCATCAATCTGTCCTTTCTCATTCGGGGTTCAGGTGTCTCAGTTTCTCCGGTTCAAGGCTCGCGCGCTTGAATTGCTCGCGAAAGGTAGGAAATTCGATAAGTACGTCCCGAGCGAAGATAGTTTCGAGAAGGGACTATACATGTTTGATATTGGACAGAATGATCTTGCTGGCGCGTTTTATTCAAAATCATTAGACCAAATACTTGCCTCAATTCCAACCATTCTTGTAGAATTCGAAGCCGGAATCAAG AGACTCTACGATGAAGGGGCTCGATATTTCTGGATACACAACACAGGTCCTCTCGGATGCTTAACACAAAACGTTGCCAAATTCGGAACCGATCCTTCAAAACTCGATGAAGTAGGATGCGTTAGCGCACATAACATCGCTGCGAAAACCTTCAATCTACAGCTTCATGCTTTATGCAGTAAATTTCAAGCACAATATTCAGATTCAAATGTTACATACGTCGATATCTTCACCATAAAATCAAACCTCATTGCAAACTATTCAAGATACG GGTTCGAACAACCTATAATGGCGTGTTGCGGATATGGAGGTCCGCCATTGAACTATGATAGTAGAGTTTCTTGTGGGAACACGAAGATAGTTAATGGAACAGCGATAACGGCGAAAGGTTGTAATGATAGTTCTGAGTATATAAGCTGGGATGGAATTCATTACACTGAGACTGCAAATCAGTATGTTGCATCACAGATTCTTACTGGAAAATACTCTGATCCTCCTTTCTCTGATAAAATGCCATTCCTTCTCAAACTCAAGTTCTAA
- the LOC127132332 gene encoding GDSL esterase/lipase At1g54790 isoform X2, with product MVTKNQIAMAREKHCIILTIITMFLLPCAKSIHLDFPAVFNFGDSNSDTGTLISTGFETLYLPYGQTYFHPPSGRYSDGRLIVDFLMDAFDLPFLNAYLDSLGLPNFKKGCNFAAAGSTILPATASSICPFSFGVQVSQFLRFKARALELLAKGRKFDKYVPSEDSFEKGLYMFDIGQNDLAGAFYSKSLDQILASIPTILVEFEAGIKRLYDEGARYFWIHNTGPLGCLTQNVAKFGTDPSKLDEVGCVSAHNIAAKTFNLQLHALCSKFQAQYSDSNVTYVDIFTIKSNLIANYSRYGFEQPIMACCGYGGPPLNYDSRVSCGNTKIVNGTAITAKGCNDSSEYISWDGIHYTETANQYVASQILTGKYSDPPFSDKMPFLLKLKF from the exons ATGGTAACTAAGAATCAAATAGCTATGGCCAGAGAAAAACATTGCATAATTCTAACTATCATTACTATGTTCTTGTTACCTTGTGCCAAATCCATCCACTTAGATTTTCCAGCAGTTTTCAACTTTGGTGACTCGAATTCGGATACCGGTACCCTTATTTCCACTGGTTTTGAGACCCTTTACCTTCCATATGGACAAACTTACTTTCATCCGCCATCAGGGAGATACTCCGATGGCCGTCTCATCGTCGATTTTCTTA TGGATGCGTTCGACTTGCCGTTCTTAAACGCGTATTTGGATTCATTAGGTTTGCCGAATTTTAAAAAAGGTTGTAACTTTGCAGCAGCAGGCTCAACTATCTTACCAGCCACTGCATCATCAATCTGTCCTTTCTCATTCGGGGTTCAGGTGTCTCAGTTTCTCCGGTTCAAGGCTCGCGCGCTTGAATTGCTCGCGAAAGGTAGGAAATTCGATAAGTACGTCCCGAGCGAAGATAGTTTCGAGAAGGGACTATACATGTTTGATATTGGACAGAATGATCTTGCTGGCGCGTTTTATTCAAAATCATTAGACCAAATACTTGCCTCAATTCCAACCATTCTTGTAGAATTCGAAGCCGGAATCAAG AGACTCTACGATGAAGGGGCTCGATATTTCTGGATACACAACACAGGTCCTCTCGGATGCTTAACACAAAACGTTGCCAAATTCGGAACCGATCCTTCAAAACTCGATGAAGTAGGATGCGTTAGCGCACATAACATCGCTGCGAAAACCTTCAATCTACAGCTTCATGCTTTATGCAGTAAATTTCAAGCACAATATTCAGATTCAAATGTTACATACGTCGATATCTTCACCATAAAATCAAACCTCATTGCAAACTATTCAAGATACG GGTTCGAACAACCTATAATGGCGTGTTGCGGATATGGAGGTCCGCCATTGAACTATGATAGTAGAGTTTCTTGTGGGAACACGAAGATAGTTAATGGAACAGCGATAACGGCGAAAGGTTGTAATGATAGTTCTGAGTATATAAGCTGGGATGGAATTCATTACACTGAGACTGCAAATCAGTATGTTGCATCACAGATTCTTACTGGAAAATACTCTGATCCTCCTTTCTCTGATAAAATGCCATTCCTTCTCAAACTCAAGTTCTAA
- the LOC127132332 gene encoding GDSL esterase/lipase At1g54790 isoform X1, which produces MEITSQDTINQPFKEKPSSCFSNCLLSRTLKQPIEYSYPYKRHHILYQYNIICHFHWSKQAMVGGSKNNNNMVLILIHVFVLSSLCMEVVNSVDWNFPAVFNLGDSNSDTGELTVGLGFQLAPPNGQNFFKTPSGRACDGRLIVDFLMDAFDLPFLNAYLDSLGLPNFKKGCNFAAAGSTILPATASSICPFSFGVQVSQFLRFKARALELLAKGRKFDKYVPSEDSFEKGLYMFDIGQNDLAGAFYSKSLDQILASIPTILVEFEAGIKRLYDEGARYFWIHNTGPLGCLTQNVAKFGTDPSKLDEVGCVSAHNIAAKTFNLQLHALCSKFQAQYSDSNVTYVDIFTIKSNLIANYSRYGFEQPIMACCGYGGPPLNYDSRVSCGNTKIVNGTAITAKGCNDSSEYISWDGIHYTETANQYVASQILTGKYSDPPFSDKMPFLLKLKF; this is translated from the exons ATGGAGATTACAAGTCAAGACACAATCAACCAACCCTTCAAGGAAAAACCATCTTCTTGCTTCTCCAATTGTCTTCTCTCAAGAACCTTGAAGCAACCAATTGAGTATTCATATCCATATAAAAGGCATCACATTCTTTACCAATATAATATTATATGCCACTTTCATTGGTCCAAACAAGCCATGGTGGGTGGTTCCAAGAATAATAATAACATGGTGCTTATTCTCATTCATGTTTTTGTCCTATCTTCTCTATGTATGGAAGTGGTGAATTCAGTTGATTGGAATTTCCCAGCAGTTTTCAACTTGGGTGATTCAAATTCTGACACAGGTGAACTTACTGTTGGGTTAGGCTTTCAGCTTGCCCCACCTAATGGACAGAACTTCTTCAAAACTCCTTCCGGACGGGCGTGTGACGGCCGTCTCATCGTCGATTTCCTAA TGGATGCGTTCGACTTGCCGTTCTTAAACGCGTATTTGGATTCATTAGGTTTGCCGAATTTTAAAAAAGGTTGTAACTTTGCAGCAGCAGGCTCAACTATCTTACCAGCCACTGCATCATCAATCTGTCCTTTCTCATTCGGGGTTCAGGTGTCTCAGTTTCTCCGGTTCAAGGCTCGCGCGCTTGAATTGCTCGCGAAAGGTAGGAAATTCGATAAGTACGTCCCGAGCGAAGATAGTTTCGAGAAGGGACTATACATGTTTGATATTGGACAGAATGATCTTGCTGGCGCGTTTTATTCAAAATCATTAGACCAAATACTTGCCTCAATTCCAACCATTCTTGTAGAATTCGAAGCCGGAATCAAG AGACTCTACGATGAAGGGGCTCGATATTTCTGGATACACAACACAGGTCCTCTCGGATGCTTAACACAAAACGTTGCCAAATTCGGAACCGATCCTTCAAAACTCGATGAAGTAGGATGCGTTAGCGCACATAACATCGCTGCGAAAACCTTCAATCTACAGCTTCATGCTTTATGCAGTAAATTTCAAGCACAATATTCAGATTCAAATGTTACATACGTCGATATCTTCACCATAAAATCAAACCTCATTGCAAACTATTCAAGATACG GGTTCGAACAACCTATAATGGCGTGTTGCGGATATGGAGGTCCGCCATTGAACTATGATAGTAGAGTTTCTTGTGGGAACACGAAGATAGTTAATGGAACAGCGATAACGGCGAAAGGTTGTAATGATAGTTCTGAGTATATAAGCTGGGATGGAATTCATTACACTGAGACTGCAAATCAGTATGTTGCATCACAGATTCTTACTGGAAAATACTCTGATCCTCCTTTCTCTGATAAAATGCCATTCCTTCTCAAACTCAAGTTCTAA